A single genomic interval of Burkholderia cepacia ATCC 25416 harbors:
- the pgi gene encoding glucose-6-phosphate isomerase: MTLNSLPAWTALQSHFEQIRHARLRDWFAPEHDHAPTRAERFTIPGGGLAADFSKNRINDETLRLLVQLARDAGVEARRDAMFAGEIVNPTEGRAALHTALRATDPQAPFHAQVSAERAKMATFARAVRSGTWTGYTGKRIRHVINIGIGGSDLGPKMVVHALHHVATPEIATHFVSNVDGADLARVLEQVDPEETLAIIVSKTFTTLETMTNARSLRDWFVARGCPEDALAKHFVGVSANPAEVVKFGIAADNVFEMWDWVGGRYSLWSAVGLSIMIAIGPEQFDELLAGANDMDRHFREAPLERNLPVLLGLIGIWYRNFFGSQSYLVAPYSEALHYLPSYLQQLEMESNGKSARLDGTFVDYPTSAVTWGEPGTNGQHAFFQMLHQGPTIVPIDFIAVLTPEHPLASHHPKLLANCFAQSEALMLGRTLEEARKVAGPGKEALAPHLTFPGNRPTTTLLVDALTPRTLGALIALYEHKVLVQATVWDINPFDQWGVELGKILGKVVEADLSAESVDPAKHDSSTTALIERARAALKR; encoded by the coding sequence ATGACGCTGAATTCGCTCCCCGCCTGGACTGCCCTTCAATCCCACTTCGAACAGATCCGTCACGCCCGTCTGCGCGACTGGTTCGCGCCGGAACACGACCACGCGCCGACCCGCGCCGAACGCTTCACGATTCCGGGCGGCGGTCTCGCGGCCGATTTCTCGAAGAACCGCATCAACGACGAAACGCTGCGCCTGCTCGTCCAGCTCGCGCGCGACGCGGGTGTCGAGGCGCGCCGCGACGCGATGTTCGCGGGCGAAATCGTGAACCCGACCGAAGGCCGTGCCGCCCTGCACACCGCGCTGCGCGCGACCGATCCGCAAGCGCCGTTCCACGCGCAGGTGAGCGCCGAGCGCGCGAAGATGGCGACGTTCGCTCGCGCCGTGCGCAGCGGCACCTGGACGGGCTACACCGGCAAACGCATCCGCCACGTGATCAACATCGGCATCGGCGGCTCCGATCTCGGGCCGAAGATGGTCGTGCACGCGCTGCACCACGTCGCGACGCCCGAAATTGCCACGCACTTCGTGTCGAACGTCGACGGCGCCGATCTCGCACGCGTGCTCGAACAGGTCGATCCCGAGGAAACGCTCGCGATCATCGTGTCGAAGACCTTCACGACGCTCGAGACGATGACGAACGCACGCTCGCTGCGCGACTGGTTCGTCGCGCGCGGCTGCCCCGAGGACGCGCTTGCAAAGCACTTCGTCGGCGTGTCGGCAAACCCGGCCGAAGTCGTGAAGTTCGGCATCGCCGCGGACAACGTGTTTGAAATGTGGGACTGGGTCGGCGGCCGCTATTCGCTGTGGTCGGCGGTCGGGCTGTCGATCATGATCGCGATCGGCCCCGAGCAGTTCGACGAGCTGCTGGCCGGCGCGAACGACATGGACCGTCATTTCCGCGAGGCGCCGCTCGAGCGCAACCTGCCCGTGCTGCTCGGCCTGATCGGCATCTGGTACCGGAATTTCTTCGGTTCGCAGAGCTATCTCGTCGCGCCGTATTCGGAAGCGCTGCACTACCTGCCGTCGTACCTGCAGCAGCTCGAAATGGAAAGCAACGGCAAATCCGCGCGCCTGGACGGCACCTTCGTCGACTACCCGACGTCGGCCGTCACGTGGGGCGAGCCGGGCACCAACGGCCAGCATGCGTTCTTCCAGATGCTGCACCAGGGGCCGACGATCGTGCCGATCGACTTCATCGCGGTGCTGACGCCCGAGCATCCGCTCGCGAGCCACCACCCGAAGCTGCTCGCGAACTGCTTCGCGCAGAGCGAGGCACTGATGCTCGGCCGCACGCTGGAGGAAGCACGCAAGGTCGCGGGGCCGGGCAAGGAGGCGCTCGCGCCGCACCTGACGTTCCCGGGCAACCGCCCGACGACGACGCTGCTCGTCGATGCGCTGACGCCGCGCACGCTCGGCGCGCTGATCGCGCTGTACGAACACAAGGTGCTCGTGCAGGCAACGGTGTGGGACATCAATCCGTTCGACCAGTGGGGCGTCGAGCTCGGCAAGATTCTCGGCAAGGTGGTGGAAGCCGACCTGTCGGCCGAGTCGGTCGATCCGGCGAAGCACGACTCGTCGACCACCGCGCTGATCGAGCGCGCCCGCGCGGCGTTGAAGCGCTGA
- a CDS encoding SurA N-terminal domain-containing protein — MLDFFRNHQRLMMALLLLIVLPGLGFVGIQGFRGFFDDSANVAAVNGHKITRVEFDGAFRQQIDQARQALGGQFDIKMFDTPEHRKQVLDGLIQQRVLADETQRLHLTASDNAVRDALMSDPMIASLKKPDGSIDVERYAQLLSFQGMTPEQYQERVRYSLALQQIPASIVSSAFTPKSLAQRLSELAAQQREVQALVLKTSDFAAKVQPTDAQLTAYYDAHKQSFATPETATIQYLVYSPAAAAASAQPTDADIKKFYDDNPTHFRTEAQVRVSHIFIAAPGSASAADKTAAKTKAEQLLADVKAHPDQFAQIAQKDSQDAPSAAKGGDLGFITRGSTAGGKAFDDAAFALKQGDVSGVVQSDLGFHILKATEVKPAAVKPFAEVKDQIAVDLKQQYASKAFTDNAEGFTSTVYEKAKTLQPAADKYKLTIQTATVTPTPNPQLPPTSPLNNPKFLAAVFANDSVKNQNNTQAIDVGNNTLISARVTDYKPAAVPALDAIKDVVRQKVVAEQAAELAKKDGAAKLAELQKSKSTDGFAAAQKVSRTQSQGLTPAALSAVYKVDAKTLPAYVGVDLGADGYAIYRVNAVIPGSAVDPQQLAAAQQQMAQVDAQSEGEAYLAALRDRSKVKLYGSTASQSPDGDN; from the coding sequence ATGCTCGATTTCTTCCGTAATCACCAGCGCCTGATGATGGCGCTCCTGCTCCTGATCGTGTTGCCGGGGCTGGGTTTCGTCGGGATCCAAGGCTTCCGCGGCTTCTTCGACGATAGTGCGAACGTCGCGGCAGTCAACGGGCACAAGATCACGCGGGTCGAATTCGACGGCGCGTTCCGCCAGCAGATCGACCAGGCGCGCCAGGCACTCGGCGGGCAGTTCGACATCAAGATGTTCGATACGCCCGAGCACCGCAAGCAGGTGCTCGACGGCCTGATCCAGCAACGCGTGCTGGCCGACGAGACCCAACGTCTGCACCTGACCGCATCGGACAACGCCGTGCGCGACGCATTGATGAGCGATCCGATGATCGCGTCGCTGAAGAAGCCCGACGGGTCGATCGACGTCGAGCGCTATGCGCAGCTGCTGTCGTTCCAGGGGATGACGCCCGAGCAGTATCAGGAGCGCGTGCGCTACAGCCTCGCGCTGCAGCAGATTCCGGCCAGCATCGTGTCGAGCGCGTTCACGCCGAAGAGCCTCGCGCAACGTCTGTCCGAACTCGCCGCGCAGCAGCGCGAAGTGCAGGCGCTCGTGCTGAAGACGAGCGACTTCGCCGCAAAGGTCCAGCCGACCGACGCGCAGCTCACCGCGTACTACGACGCGCACAAGCAGAGCTTCGCGACGCCGGAGACCGCGACGATCCAGTACCTCGTCTATTCGCCGGCGGCAGCGGCCGCGAGCGCGCAGCCGACCGACGCGGACATCAAGAAGTTCTACGACGACAACCCGACGCACTTCCGCACCGAAGCGCAGGTGCGCGTGAGCCACATCTTCATCGCCGCACCGGGCAGCGCAAGCGCGGCCGACAAGACTGCAGCGAAGACGAAGGCCGAGCAACTGCTTGCCGACGTGAAGGCGCACCCGGACCAGTTCGCGCAGATCGCGCAGAAGGACTCGCAGGATGCGCCGTCGGCCGCGAAGGGCGGCGACCTCGGTTTCATCACGCGCGGTTCGACGGCGGGCGGCAAGGCGTTCGACGATGCCGCGTTCGCGCTCAAGCAAGGCGATGTGAGCGGTGTCGTGCAGTCGGATCTGGGCTTCCACATCCTGAAGGCAACGGAAGTGAAGCCGGCGGCTGTCAAGCCGTTCGCGGAAGTGAAGGACCAGATCGCAGTCGACCTGAAGCAGCAGTACGCATCGAAGGCGTTCACGGACAACGCGGAAGGCTTCACGTCCACCGTCTACGAAAAAGCGAAGACGCTGCAGCCGGCTGCGGACAAGTACAAGCTGACGATCCAGACGGCTACCGTCACGCCGACGCCGAATCCGCAGTTGCCGCCGACGAGCCCGCTGAACAATCCGAAGTTCCTGGCCGCCGTGTTCGCAAACGACTCGGTGAAGAACCAGAACAACACGCAGGCGATCGACGTCGGCAACAACACGCTGATCTCGGCGCGTGTGACCGACTACAAGCCGGCTGCCGTGCCCGCGCTCGACGCGATCAAGGACGTCGTGCGCCAGAAGGTGGTCGCCGAGCAGGCTGCCGAACTCGCGAAGAAGGACGGCGCGGCGAAGCTGGCCGAACTGCAGAAGTCGAAGTCGACCGACGGGTTCGCGGCCGCGCAGAAGGTATCGCGTACGCAGTCGCAGGGCCTGACGCCGGCTGCGCTGAGCGCCGTCTACAAGGTCGATGCGAAGACGCTGCCGGCCTACGTCGGTGTCGATCTCGGCGCGGACGGCTATGCGATCTATCGCGTGAACGCGGTGATCCCGGGTTCGGCGGTCGATCCGCAGCAACTGGCGGCCGCGCAGCAGCAGATGGCGCAGGTCGACGCGCAGAGCGAAGGCGAAGCGTATCTCGCCGCGCTGCGCGATCGCTCGAAGGTGAAGCTGTACGGCTCGACGGCCAGCCAGTCGCCGGACGGCGACAACTGA
- a CDS encoding arylesterase encodes MDTTFRWKRRAAIAALLGTLLAAAVPARAATTPAATSGQPVIVVLGDSLSAEYGLPRDTGWVALLRQRLTTERIDYSVANASVSGDTTSGGRARLPAVLQRLKPSIVVVELGSNDALRGVPLATTEQNLRDIIAGARQARARVVLVGMYVPPNYGPDYTQKFHAVYTRLSKDLGVPLVPFLLAGIENKPEMFQADQMHPAQQAQGILLDNVWPALKPLLGKPRG; translated from the coding sequence ATGGACACGACATTTCGCTGGAAAAGACGCGCGGCGATCGCCGCGCTGCTGGGTACGCTGCTGGCCGCCGCCGTGCCCGCACGCGCCGCGACGACACCGGCCGCGACATCGGGCCAGCCCGTGATCGTCGTGCTCGGCGACAGCCTGTCGGCCGAATACGGGCTGCCGCGCGACACCGGCTGGGTGGCGTTGCTGCGGCAACGGCTCACGACCGAGCGAATCGATTATAGCGTCGCGAACGCCAGCGTCAGCGGCGACACCACCAGCGGCGGCCGCGCGCGGCTGCCTGCGGTGCTGCAGCGGCTCAAGCCGTCGATCGTCGTCGTCGAGCTCGGCTCGAACGATGCGCTGCGCGGCGTGCCGCTCGCGACGACCGAACAGAACCTGCGCGACATCATCGCCGGTGCGCGGCAAGCGCGGGCCAGGGTCGTGCTGGTCGGCATGTACGTGCCGCCCAACTACGGCCCGGACTACACGCAGAAGTTCCACGCCGTCTATACGCGGCTGTCGAAGGATCTCGGCGTGCCGCTCGTGCCGTTCCTGCTGGCCGGCATCGAGAACAAGCCCGAGATGTTCCAGGCCGACCAGATGCATCCAGCGCAGCAGGCCCAGGGCATTCTGCTCGACAACGTCTGGCCGGCGCTGAAACCGCTGCTCGGCAAGCCGCGCGGCTGA
- a CDS encoding ABC transporter ATP-binding protein produces the protein MFKITDPIIEVHDVCKRVADATGELTILDGITLAVRPGSSLAIVGASGSGKSTLLGLLAGLDSATSGTVRLLGRALDQLDEDARAALRNGAVGFVFQSFQLMPHLTALENVMLPLELQGGISARDAADRARALLVQVGLGERTAHYPKLLSGGEQQRVALARAFVTRPAILFADEPTGSLDAATGHAVIDLMFELNRTNGATLVLVTHDAELARRCATTVTLDAGRIVEPRAAQRNG, from the coding sequence ATGTTCAAGATTACCGATCCGATCATCGAAGTCCATGACGTGTGCAAGCGGGTCGCCGACGCAACCGGCGAGCTGACGATCCTCGACGGCATCACGCTCGCCGTGCGGCCGGGCAGCAGTCTCGCGATCGTCGGTGCGTCGGGGTCAGGTAAATCGACGCTGCTCGGCCTGCTTGCGGGGTTGGACAGCGCGACGAGCGGCACGGTTCGCCTGCTCGGTCGCGCGCTCGACCAGCTCGACGAGGACGCGCGCGCGGCGCTGCGCAACGGCGCAGTCGGGTTCGTATTCCAGTCGTTCCAGTTGATGCCGCACCTGACGGCGCTCGAGAACGTGATGCTGCCGCTCGAACTGCAGGGCGGCATCAGTGCGCGCGATGCCGCCGATCGCGCCCGGGCGCTGCTCGTGCAGGTCGGTCTCGGCGAGCGCACCGCGCATTATCCGAAGCTGTTGTCCGGCGGCGAGCAGCAGCGCGTCGCGCTTGCGCGCGCATTCGTCACGCGCCCGGCGATCCTCTTCGCCGACGAGCCGACCGGCAGCCTCGATGCGGCCACGGGCCATGCGGTCATTGACCTGATGTTCGAACTGAACCGCACGAACGGTGCAACGCTCGTGCTCGTCACGCACGATGCCGAACTGGCACGCCGCTGCGCGACGACGGTGACGCTCGACGCCGGGCGCATCGTCGAGCCGCGCGCGGCGCAGCGCAACGGCTGA